In Mesorhizobium sp. J428, the genomic window AGAACGCGTCCGTCGGGCAGGCGGGAAACCGTTCCGGTCTCCCACTCGGTCAGCATCTCGGTCGTGTCGAACCCGTTCCTCGCTTCATCGACATCACCGACCGTCATCATAGCGCCGTGGCTGGAGCCATGACCGGACTGATGACCTGAATCAGCCGCCCCTTGATACGGCTTGCCGCCGACATAGCCCGGTTGCTTGACCTCCTGCGCGCTGCCCACCGCGGCGACCGCGGACCCGCCCGCGGCCGCAAGGCCCGCGCCCAAAACCATGCGCCGGCTCAACCGTGTTCGCAGCCAATCAGAAATCTCGAACATTAAACGTTCCTGCAACTGAGAATTATTTGCAACTTAGCAGGAGCTATAATTTGGAGCAAGAGCTGCATTCTTTGGCCCGGCGCGCCGGTGCGAGCGAAATGGGTGGGCGCATCCATCTCTGGTGACCTATGCCGTCGCCGCGCCCCGTACGCGTTCACGGCAATGAGTTGGACATCCGAGACGTCAGCCCGGTCGCGGTCCCCACAGGATGATTGCGGCGCCAACCAGACAAACCGCAGCACCGGTCACGTCCCAGCGGTCGGGTCGCTGGGATTCCGCCGTCCAAAGCCAGAACAGCGACACCGTGATGTAGATACCGCCATAGGCGGCATAGGTGCGGCCTGCGAAATCGCTGTCGATGCGTGTCAGGAGCCAGGCAAAGAGAGCAAGACTGGCCATGCCTGGCGCGAGCCACAGCGGCGAGCGGTCGAGACGCAGCCAGGCCCAGAAGGCAAAGCAGCCGCCGATTTCCGCCAGCGCCGCGCCGACATAGATTGCGAGTGTTGCCATCACGATGCCAGCGCCTCCAGCACCGGGCATTCCGGTACGTCCTCGCCGGAACACTGCTCGGCCGTTTCCGCCAACACCTTCTCGATC contains:
- a CDS encoding YnfA family protein; the protein is MATLAIYVGAALAEIGGCFAFWAWLRLDRSPLWLAPGMASLALFAWLLTRIDSDFAGRTYAAYGGIYITVSLFWLWTAESQRPDRWDVTGAAVCLVGAAIILWGPRPG